From Prosthecobacter sp., the proteins below share one genomic window:
- a CDS encoding HAMP domain-containing sensor histidine kinase: MQFYFPTTLNLGHEHSEGFHQELLRGLTHKLNNLLAVIQGFSSLILMQEDLDPGVSENMQHIREASVGVTNLSERIRSAGGCAKISPQSLGLNEYLPVIEGAVMEPFQKEGVQLEADVQPGLPPILVDPTKFKDILTELLRNAAEAAAKGGGRCALKICGPGTITPADQRRVDILVSNTGSQIPPEKIQEVFRPFHGTKNSNHLGLGLTIAAMLSHQMNIQLGVASENNTTTFWLSCPMA, translated from the coding sequence ATGCAGTTTTATTTCCCCACAACCCTGAATCTCGGCCACGAACACAGCGAAGGCTTCCATCAGGAACTGCTGCGCGGACTGACCCACAAGCTGAACAACCTGCTGGCGGTGATCCAGGGCTTCAGCAGCCTGATTTTGATGCAGGAGGATCTCGATCCGGGCGTGAGCGAGAACATGCAGCACATCCGTGAGGCCTCCGTGGGCGTGACGAATCTGAGCGAGCGCATCCGCTCTGCCGGTGGTTGCGCGAAGATCAGCCCGCAGTCGCTGGGCCTGAATGAATATCTTCCCGTCATTGAAGGCGCGGTGATGGAGCCGTTTCAAAAGGAAGGCGTGCAGCTTGAGGCGGATGTGCAGCCTGGCCTGCCGCCGATCTTGGTGGACCCGACGAAGTTCAAGGACATCCTCACCGAGTTGCTGCGCAATGCCGCTGAAGCAGCCGCGAAGGGTGGCGGCCGTTGCGCGCTGAAAATTTGCGGTCCCGGCACGATCACCCCGGCCGATCAGCGCCGCGTGGACATCCTGGTGAGCAACACCGGCTCCCAGATCCCGCCGGAGAAAATCCAAGAAGTGTTCCGTCCGTTCCATGGCACGAAGAACAGCAATCACCTCGGCCTCGGGCTGACGATTGCGGCCATGCTCAGCCATCAGATGAACATCCAGCTCGGCGTGGCCTCGGAGAACAACACGACGACGTTCTGGCTTAGCTGCCCGATGGCCTGA
- the rpmB gene encoding 50S ribosomal protein L28, producing MATICQITGVGVTRGHHIHRSGKAKKEGGIGRHITKRVKRVIFPNLRSKRIFVPELNKYIEVKLTARALKTLDKNGAYATLKKAGLI from the coding sequence ATGGCTACTATCTGTCAAATCACCGGCGTCGGCGTCACCCGCGGCCACCACATTCATCGCAGCGGTAAAGCCAAGAAAGAAGGCGGTATCGGTCGTCACATCACGAAGCGTGTGAAGCGTGTCATTTTTCCGAACCTGCGCAGCAAGCGCATTTTCGTTCCTGAACTCAACAAGTACATCGAGGTGAAACTCACCGCGCGTGCACTCAAGACGCTCGACAAGAACGGTGCCTACGCCACGCTGAAAAAAGCCGGCCTGATCTAA